GTTGCGTCATCCGTTGACTTCTCGGCGATCTCATCTATTATTTTCCTTGCCTCATTCACAGCAAGCCTGTATCCGTTGGAGATCACCGTTGGATGAACGCCCTGATCGAGCAGCGTCTCAGCCTGTTTCAGAAGCTCTCCAGACAGGACAACTGCAGTAGTCGTACCGTCACCGACAGCCGTATCTTGGGCTTTAGACACTTCCACTATCATCTTGGCTGTCGGGTGTTCTACATCCATTTCCTTCAATATCGTAGCACCGTCATTTGATATTATTATGTCTCCGATTGAGTCGACCAGCATCTTGTCCATGCCTTTTGGACCAAGAGTTGTTCTGACAGCATCGGCAATGGCCTTTGCTGCTTCAATATTGTTTCTCTGTGCATTCTTACCCTGTTCCCTCTGGGTACCTTCTTTCAGAACTAGAATTGGAACCTGTCCCGTCATCATATTGCTTATCACCTAGCAAACGGATAAATATGTTCTTCAATATAAACTTTACTAAAGTTTCCATGAAGATACCATGCCTTATTTATCGCATTATTCGTGTGTACTATAGTTTCAGCTGAAAGAACTCTCTGCTTTATGAAATGACCTATAGCTATACTCACATATTCCATGAAAATCTGAAATTTCCATCGCCCGACACACATTCCGGATGCATTATATCTGATTTCATCAATATTCTTAATGAACGTCGATGCATTGCAATTTCTATCAATTGTTGAATGGCGTACCTTGAGGTTATAGATTGCAAAATATGAGGATAGAATCTTCGATCTATGCGATTAGCGTCATAACCGCATAGTTAAATTTTTAATTGGAGAGGAATTATATGGTCGTGGATCAAAAAGACAGAGACATTCTCAATCTGCTGATGGATAACGCGCGAATAAGCAATACGGAGATAGCTAAAGTCTTGAATGTGTCTGAAGGAACCGTTAGAAAACGTATCAAAAAGATGATGGACGACGGGATCATAAAGAGATTCACGGTAGAAACGAGCGATGATACTATAGATGCCCTAGTACTCGTAAAAATAGATAATAAAAGGTACAAGGATGCACTTCAGAAGATCAAAAGCAGATTTAGAGAGGTTTATGAATTCAGCGGTAAGATAGATGTTGCGATACGGATAAGAACAGACTCGACGGACAATCTTAACAGGATTGTAGATCAGATCAGGGAGCTGGATGGTGTCCTCGACACCGATACATTGATCAGGTTACAATAACTTTTTCTACCCCCATATAAGGAGACTCCCTGCTCATGAGATATTTTTCAACGCTCATGTTCCTCTTCGAAGCCTCTTCAATGATTCTGCTGGCCTCAGGGCCGGAGATTCTTATATGATGTCTGATATCCAGGCATAGATGGCTGTTGAAGAATATCTCGATGGATTTCTGATCCGAATGTTTCTCAACCGATCCTTTAGACTTTCTCTTTAAAATTTCCACATATTCTGCTTGCTTGAATCTTGTGTATTTTCTTACATATTCTGATATGGGAATATTCAGCTTTTCACTTCCTGAGATTATATTCTCAGCTATATTACCATACAATCTGTAAATTGATCCATTCTCCATCACTATTTTTAAAATACTTTCATCGTTGATGCTGTTCATCGTCCAATTCGTCTCCACA
This Thermoplasma sp. Kam2015 DNA region includes the following protein-coding sequences:
- a CDS encoding Lrp/AsnC family transcriptional regulator codes for the protein MVVDQKDRDILNLLMDNARISNTEIAKVLNVSEGTVRKRIKKMMDDGIIKRFTVETSDDTIDALVLVKIDNKRYKDALQKIKSRFREVYEFSGKIDVAIRIRTDSTDNLNRIVDQIRELDGVLDTDTLIRLQ